One stretch of Streptomyces sp. MMBL 11-1 DNA includes these proteins:
- a CDS encoding alkaline phosphatase family protein, protein MAQPAWQDPVLLPLDTAPVPEYGSGSLADLLPTLAAGQEVPGFTAAIPELTPADRNCVFLIDGLGWEQIKAHPDEAPFLHSLLPTSRGGTGRPLTAGFPSTTATSLASVGTGLPPGEHGLPGYTARNPETGELMNQLRWKPWTAPKVWQPYPTVFQLADAAGVHTAQVSAPTFEQTPLTKVALSGGSFLGRLSGEDRMDVAAQRLAAGDRSLVYTYYSEVDGKGHRFGTDSDAWRGQLMYVDGLARRLAEQLPQRSALYITADHGMIDIPFDEQSRIDFDEDWELRAGVALLGGEGRARHVYAVPGAESDVLTVWREVLGEQFWVASRDEAIAAGWFGPTIDERVYGRIGDVVAAAHDDVIITASVNEPHESAMAGVHGSLTPVEQLVPLLEVRS, encoded by the coding sequence ATGGCCCAGCCCGCCTGGCAGGATCCCGTCCTGCTGCCCCTCGACACCGCGCCCGTGCCCGAGTACGGCAGCGGCTCGCTCGCCGACCTGCTCCCGACGCTCGCCGCCGGACAGGAAGTGCCCGGCTTCACCGCCGCGATCCCCGAGCTGACCCCGGCCGACCGCAACTGCGTCTTCCTGATCGACGGCCTCGGCTGGGAGCAGATCAAGGCCCACCCGGACGAGGCCCCCTTCCTGCACTCCCTCCTCCCCACCTCGCGCGGGGGCACGGGCCGTCCGCTCACCGCGGGTTTCCCCTCCACCACCGCCACCTCGCTCGCCTCGGTCGGCACGGGACTGCCGCCCGGCGAGCACGGCCTGCCCGGCTACACCGCCCGCAACCCGGAGACCGGGGAGCTGATGAACCAGCTCCGCTGGAAGCCGTGGACCGCGCCGAAGGTCTGGCAGCCGTACCCCACGGTCTTCCAGCTCGCCGACGCCGCGGGCGTGCACACCGCGCAGGTCTCCGCGCCGACGTTCGAGCAGACCCCGCTCACCAAGGTCGCCCTCAGCGGCGGCTCCTTCCTCGGCCGGCTCTCCGGCGAGGACCGGATGGACGTCGCCGCCCAGCGCCTGGCCGCCGGCGACCGCTCGCTCGTCTACACGTACTACAGCGAGGTCGACGGCAAGGGACACCGCTTCGGCACCGACTCCGACGCCTGGCGCGGTCAGCTGATGTACGTCGACGGGCTCGCCCGACGCCTCGCCGAACAGCTTCCGCAGCGTTCCGCGCTCTACATCACCGCCGACCACGGCATGATCGACATCCCGTTCGACGAACAGTCCCGGATCGACTTCGACGAGGACTGGGAGCTGCGCGCCGGCGTCGCCCTCCTCGGCGGCGAGGGCCGCGCCCGCCACGTCTACGCGGTACCGGGTGCGGAGTCCGACGTCCTGACCGTCTGGCGCGAGGTGCTCGGCGAGCAGTTCTGGGTCGCGAGCCGGGACGAGGCCATCGCGGCCGGCTGGTTCGGTCCGACGATCGACGAGCGGGTGTACGGCCGGATCGGCGACGTGGTCGCCGCCGCCCACGACGACGTGATCATCACGGCCTCCGTCAACGAGCCGCACGAGTCGGCGATGGCGGGCGTGCACGGCTCCCTGACCCCGGTGGAACAGCTCGTCCCCCTCCTCGAAGTACGCTCGTAA
- a CDS encoding thymidine kinase, translated as MPELVFFSGTMDCGKSTLALQIGHNRSARGLQGVIFTRDDRAGEGKLSSRLGLVTDAVEAEEGMDLYAHIVERVSRGGRVDYVIVDEAQFLAPDQIDQLARVVDDLGLDVFAFGITTDFRTKLFPGSQRLIELADRIEALQVEALCWCGARATHNARTVDGEMVVEGAQVVVGDVNRQAGEVGYEVLCRRHHCRRMTSRSVHAGVLSPDVLPVSSD; from the coding sequence ATGCCCGAGCTGGTGTTCTTCTCCGGAACCATGGACTGCGGAAAGAGCACGCTGGCCCTGCAGATCGGTCACAACCGCTCGGCGCGCGGGCTCCAGGGCGTGATCTTCACCCGGGACGACCGCGCGGGGGAGGGCAAGCTCTCCTCCCGGCTCGGCCTGGTGACGGACGCCGTCGAGGCCGAGGAGGGCATGGACCTGTACGCGCACATCGTCGAGCGGGTCAGCCGGGGCGGCCGGGTCGACTACGTGATCGTGGACGAGGCGCAGTTCCTCGCCCCGGACCAGATCGACCAACTGGCCCGCGTCGTCGACGACCTGGGGCTCGACGTCTTCGCCTTCGGCATCACCACGGACTTCCGCACCAAGCTGTTCCCCGGCTCCCAGCGGCTGATCGAGCTGGCCGACCGCATAGAGGCCCTCCAGGTCGAGGCGCTCTGCTGGTGCGGCGCCCGAGCCACGCACAACGCCCGCACGGTGGACGGCGAGATGGTCGTCGAGGGCGCCCAGGTCGTCGTCGGCGACGTCAACCGGCAGGCCGGCGAGGTCGGTTACGAGGTGCTGTGCCGCCGCCACCACTGCCGCCGCATGACGAGCCGTTCCGTCCACGCCGGGGTGCTCTCGCCGGACGTCCTGCCGGTGTCGTCGGACTGA
- a CDS encoding VOC family protein, with amino-acid sequence MTEAHARRTPGTPCWVSLIVHGLTTTQEFYGALFDWEFRPGPEQLGPYVRGLLHGKEVAGIGQLPPDRHLPIAWTTYLATDDADVTAEAIRSCGGTVAVGPLDAGEAGRLAIASDPSGAVFGIWQGSEHLGTMTAGMPGTPVWNELVTQETSMVAKFYQTVFGYGTEAVVSADFDYQTLILDDVPVASLHGVGQALPRDRGPHWMTYFEVADTDRAAARVVELGGRVLQPPREGSGGRLATVADLEGAVFTVIRSAGGGIAEGGAKAG; translated from the coding sequence ATGACCGAGGCCCACGCCCGGCGCACGCCCGGAACACCTTGCTGGGTGAGTCTGATCGTGCACGGCCTGACCACGACCCAGGAGTTCTACGGGGCTCTGTTCGACTGGGAGTTCCGGCCGGGTCCCGAACAACTGGGCCCCTATGTCCGCGGGCTGCTGCACGGGAAGGAGGTCGCGGGCATCGGCCAGCTGCCGCCCGACCGCCATCTCCCGATCGCCTGGACCACCTACCTCGCCACGGACGACGCCGACGTCACCGCGGAGGCCATCCGCTCCTGCGGCGGGACCGTCGCGGTCGGCCCGCTGGACGCGGGCGAGGCAGGGCGGCTCGCCATCGCCTCGGACCCGAGCGGGGCGGTCTTCGGCATCTGGCAGGGCTCCGAACACCTCGGCACGATGACGGCGGGCATGCCCGGCACCCCTGTCTGGAACGAGCTGGTGACCCAGGAGACCTCGATGGTCGCGAAGTTCTACCAGACGGTCTTCGGCTACGGGACGGAGGCGGTCGTCTCGGCCGACTTCGACTACCAGACCCTGATCCTGGACGACGTTCCGGTGGCGTCGCTGCACGGGGTCGGCCAGGCGCTGCCGCGCGACCGGGGGCCGCACTGGATGACGTACTTCGAGGTCGCCGACACCGACCGGGCCGCGGCCCGGGTGGTGGAGCTGGGCGGGCGCGTCCTGCAGCCCCCGCGCGAGGGGTCGGGCGGGCGGCTGGCGACGGTCGCGGATTTGGAGGGGGCCGTGTTCACGGTCATCCGGTCCGCCGGGGGCGGGATCGCGGAAGGCGGGGCGAAGGCCGGCTGA
- a CDS encoding sulfurtransferase, with the protein MKPIITASEYVSESAGSRPPVLLDVRWQLGGPHGRPDYEAGHLPGAVFVDLDTELAGPAGDGGRHPLPDPEAFGAAMRRAGVSQDTPVVVYDGGLGWAAARAWWLLRWTGHRDVRVLDGGLAAWTGDLSTEIPHPTEGDFRPKPGALPTLDAESAAAFARSGLLLDARAAERYRGDVEPIDRVGGHIPGAVSAPTTQNVDEEGRYLPAERLAARFAGLGAEESSEGVGVYCGSGVSGAHEVLALEIAGFTGVLYPGSWSEWSSDPSRPVATGPEPQ; encoded by the coding sequence ATGAAGCCCATCATTACCGCATCCGAATACGTGAGCGAGTCGGCCGGGTCGCGACCGCCGGTGCTCCTGGACGTCCGCTGGCAGCTCGGCGGTCCGCACGGCCGCCCCGACTACGAGGCCGGTCACCTGCCCGGCGCGGTCTTCGTCGACCTGGATACGGAACTGGCCGGTCCGGCGGGCGACGGCGGCCGCCACCCCCTCCCGGACCCGGAGGCCTTCGGGGCGGCGATGCGCAGGGCCGGGGTCTCCCAGGACACCCCCGTCGTGGTGTACGACGGCGGCCTGGGCTGGGCCGCGGCGCGCGCCTGGTGGCTGCTGCGCTGGACGGGGCACCGGGACGTACGGGTCCTGGACGGCGGCCTCGCCGCCTGGACGGGCGACCTCTCCACCGAGATCCCGCACCCCACCGAGGGCGATTTTCGGCCGAAACCGGGGGCCCTGCCCACACTGGACGCGGAAAGCGCGGCGGCTTTCGCCCGGTCGGGTCTGCTGCTGGACGCTCGTGCGGCGGAGCGCTACCGGGGCGATGTGGAGCCGATCGACCGCGTCGGCGGCCACATTCCCGGGGCCGTCTCCGCGCCGACCACCCAGAACGTCGACGAGGAGGGGCGCTACCTGCCGGCCGAGCGGCTCGCCGCGCGGTTCGCCGGGCTGGGGGCGGAGGAAAGCTCCGAAGGCGTGGGCGTCTACTGCGGATCCGGGGTCTCCGGCGCGCACGAGGTGCTGGCCCTGGAGATCGCGGGCTTCACCGGCGTCCTGTATCCCGGCTCCTGGTCCGAGTGGTCCTCGGACCCCTCCCGGCCGGTCGCCACGGGGCCCGAGCCCCAGTAG
- the sepH gene encoding septation protein SepH, with amino-acid sequence MPELRVVAVSNDGTRLVLKAADSTEYTLPIDERLRAAVRNDRARLGQIEIEVESHLRPRDIQARIRAGASAEEVAQFAGIPVDRVRRFEGPVLAERAFMAERARKTPVRRPGENTGPQLGEAVQERLLLRGADKETVQWDSWRRDDGTWEVLLVYRVAGEPHSASWTYDPPRRLVQAVDDEARSLIGETDDVAAPEPSFPFVPRIARLPRDRPLDRSLDRQTDRDRPLDRALDRQIERPAPAAAEPEEYVSSASAGERDSLTSLLEAVPSFRGDMVVPERPTQPEPPALEPAEETEADAPPAAASAGAGSAYADVLMPRAVAGHRDRLTGTTDRQAEADGVRPGRRAAVPSWDEIVFGTRRKKQD; translated from the coding sequence ATGCCCGAACTGCGTGTCGTGGCCGTCTCCAACGACGGCACACGACTGGTGCTCAAGGCTGCGGACAGCACGGAGTACACGCTTCCGATCGATGAGCGGCTGCGCGCCGCCGTGCGCAACGACCGCGCCCGGCTCGGCCAGATCGAGATCGAGGTGGAGAGCCACCTCCGTCCCCGCGACATCCAGGCCCGCATACGGGCCGGTGCCTCCGCGGAGGAGGTCGCCCAGTTCGCGGGCATCCCCGTCGACCGTGTACGCCGCTTCGAGGGCCCCGTGCTCGCGGAGCGCGCCTTCATGGCCGAGCGGGCCCGGAAGACTCCTGTGCGCCGTCCCGGCGAGAACACCGGCCCTCAACTCGGCGAGGCGGTGCAGGAGCGTCTCCTGCTGCGCGGCGCCGACAAGGAAACCGTCCAGTGGGACTCGTGGCGCCGCGACGACGGCACCTGGGAAGTCCTGCTCGTCTACCGGGTCGCGGGTGAGCCGCACTCGGCGAGCTGGACGTACGACCCGCCCAGGCGGCTGGTCCAGGCCGTGGACGACGAGGCGCGCTCGCTGATCGGCGAGACCGACGACGTCGCCGCGCCCGAACCCAGTTTCCCGTTCGTGCCCCGGATCGCCCGGCTGCCGCGCGACCGGCCGCTGGACCGGAGCCTGGACCGGCAGACCGACCGCGACCGACCGCTCGACCGCGCCCTGGACCGGCAGATCGAGCGGCCCGCCCCGGCCGCCGCCGAGCCCGAGGAGTACGTGAGCAGCGCCTCGGCCGGCGAGCGCGACTCGCTGACCAGCCTGCTGGAGGCGGTGCCGAGCTTCCGCGGCGACATGGTCGTCCCCGAGCGGCCCACCCAGCCCGAGCCGCCCGCGCTCGAACCGGCGGAGGAGACGGAGGCGGACGCGCCGCCCGCCGCCGCCTCGGCCGGCGCGGGATCCGCGTACGCGGATGTGCTGATGCCCCGGGCGGTGGCCGGACACCGCGACCGGCTGACCGGGACGACGGACCGTCAGGCCGAGGCGGACGGAGTCCGGCCGGGCCGCCGTGCCGCGGTGCCGAGCTGGGACGAGATCGTCTTCGGCACCCGGCGCAAGAAGCAGGACTGA
- a CDS encoding D-arabinono-1,4-lactone oxidase has translation MTDTYARTTTSAWRNWAGTVTARPARTEAPASVDELADVLRRAGAEGLRVKPVGAGHSFTAAAATDGVLIRPDLLAGIRDIDRRAMTVTVEAGTPLKRLNIALAREGLSLTNMGDIMEQTIAGATSTGTHGTGRDSASIAAQIRALELVTADGTVLVCSERENPEIFAAARIGLGALGVITAVTLAVEPIFLLTAREEPMTFDRVTADFDSLVAENEHFEFYWFPHTGNCTTKRNNRSAGPAAPPGRVSGWIDDELLSNGVFRAACALGRAVPATIPPIARLSSRALSARTYTDIPYKVFTSPRRVRFVEMEYAVPRERAVAALRELKAMVERSPLKISFPVEVRTAPADDMTLSTASGRDSAYIAVHLYKGTPHRSYFTAVERIMTAHAGRPHWGKIHTRDAAYLSEVYPRFGEFTALRDRLDPDRMFGNDYLRRVLGD, from the coding sequence ATGACCGACACCTACGCACGGACGACGACGAGCGCGTGGCGTAACTGGGCGGGCACCGTCACCGCCCGGCCCGCCCGCACCGAGGCACCCGCGTCCGTGGACGAGCTCGCGGACGTGCTGCGCCGGGCGGGCGCGGAGGGCCTGCGGGTGAAGCCGGTCGGCGCGGGCCACTCCTTCACGGCGGCGGCAGCCACGGACGGGGTGCTGATACGCCCGGACCTCCTCGCCGGGATCCGGGACATCGACCGCAGGGCGATGACCGTGACGGTGGAGGCGGGCACTCCGCTCAAGCGGCTCAACATCGCGCTCGCCCGCGAGGGTCTGTCGCTCACGAACATGGGCGACATCATGGAGCAGACGATCGCCGGGGCGACCTCCACCGGTACGCACGGCACGGGCCGGGACTCGGCCTCGATAGCGGCGCAGATCCGCGCGCTGGAGCTGGTCACCGCCGACGGCACCGTCCTGGTCTGCTCGGAGCGGGAGAACCCGGAGATCTTCGCGGCGGCCCGGATCGGGCTCGGCGCCCTCGGGGTGATCACCGCCGTCACCCTGGCCGTGGAGCCGATCTTCCTGCTGACGGCCCGTGAGGAGCCGATGACCTTCGACCGGGTCACCGCGGACTTCGACTCCCTGGTCGCCGAGAACGAGCACTTCGAGTTCTACTGGTTCCCGCACACCGGGAACTGCACCACCAAACGCAACAACCGCAGCGCCGGACCGGCCGCCCCGCCCGGCAGGGTGAGCGGCTGGATCGATGACGAGCTGCTGTCCAACGGGGTCTTCCGGGCCGCCTGTGCGCTCGGCCGCGCGGTCCCGGCGACGATCCCCCCGATCGCCCGGCTCTCCAGCCGGGCGCTGTCGGCGCGTACGTACACCGACATCCCGTACAAGGTCTTCACCAGCCCTCGCCGCGTGCGGTTCGTGGAGATGGAGTACGCCGTTCCGCGCGAGCGGGCCGTGGCGGCGCTGCGGGAGCTGAAGGCCATGGTCGAGCGGTCACCGCTGAAGATCAGCTTCCCTGTCGAGGTGCGCACCGCTCCCGCCGACGACATGACGCTGTCAACCGCCTCGGGCCGGGACAGCGCCTACATCGCCGTGCACCTCTACAAGGGCACGCCCCACCGGTCGTACTTCACCGCGGTCGAGCGGATCATGACCGCGCACGCCGGCCGGCCGCACTGGGGCAAGATCCACACGCGTGACGCGGCCTATCTGTCGGAGGTCTACCCGCGCTTCGGCGAGTTCACCGCGCTGCGCGACCGGCTGGACCCTGACCGTATGTTCGGCAACGACTACCTGCGGCGCGTGCTCGGCGACTGA